AAAGGTCCCTAATAGATGATGTTTTCTCACAATTTGCAGAAATAAAACCTAGAGTCCTAAGAAATATTTTGGATCCAATAGTTGCAGCATTTTGCAAGGTTTTGATGAGTGACTTAATATTTGTCAAGTCAAACATCGATAATGCTGGGTTGTTCAGTTTTGAGCTTACTGAGTGCATTAGTGGAGTCCAAAAAAGTGTTAAAGGGATGAacttaaaaaatcaaatgcAATTGATTGATGCTGACAAGCAAGTCAAAGATGTAACAAGATCTTTGTTTAAAGATACAGTTGATAGAATTAAATCAAAAACGAACCAGATGACAACTATCCCTTCAGACAATGGTGTTACTGAAGCTACTGTTGACACAATGTCGAGGTTGAGAAAGTTTAGCGAATATAAAACAGGATGCTTGGCAGCAATGGAAAGCATATCGCGAGATGTGTGGCTGTCTAAATCGTTCAGAGAAAAAGAGTATACGATCCAAAGTGCTGCTATTGCAGATAATGAAACAGCGGCTTCACTTTTATCATGTTTTTTAAGTGATTGTATTGACACTCTTGTAGCAAATCTTGAAAGAAGAGCACAGACTATTTTGATGCCAAATCAAGAACCAGATGTTGCTAATCCAAATAGTGCCAGAAATAAGTTTAAACAAAGGATAGGTTTCTTAGTATTGATGAACATGACATTAGTTGAGCAAATAGTCGAAAAATCAGAACTAAGCGTAATGCTTGGTAATTTAGGCAAAGCCAGAATagaaaaactaaaaaagaGATATGTCAACTACCTAGTCGCAGATTGGAAGGACTTAACTGTCAACTTAATGGATACCGTTGTTATTGATAGTGTAGGTAAAAAATCGAAAGACAAAGAacaaattaaagaaaagttTAGGAGGTTTAATGAAGGTTTTGAAGACTTGATATCAAGAACCAAACAATATAAACTCTCTGATCCAGCATTGAAACGCCTACTCAAAAGTGAAATTGTGGCTTTATTGATGCCAATGTATGATAGATTCTATGGCCGGTACAAGGACTCATTCAAAAACCCTAGAAAGCATATTAAATATACACCAGACGATATTACGAACGTCATTTCGCAAACTTTGAGGTAGTATTTACGTATGTAACTGGtaaaatagtaaataaaataaaactaagCCAATCCATATTTTGCCTAGATATTTCCTACTGTAATTAAAACTTTACAAAATACATCAGTTCTAATCACCGTAGGTTATATCTGAGAAGTTAGATAATACCCTAATCAAGGTGCATTCGATCagaattttattatcatcCATTGCTTTTGTCACCCCATAACAACAATCATATACTATCTACCgcattgatatttttatgTGTTTCAGCTGCGTTAGTTATGGGCTTTTCATGCTCGCCTATATGTGAGGTTCTTCTGTGATCCGTATCTGATAGCCCTCCTGATGAATCATCGGTTGGATTAACATCCCTAGTTAGCATGTCATCGTGAGATGTATTTGTAGCATCATCGTTAGGTCTTTGATTTGCCTTGAATAACATGTTTGAATGTGATTCGTTACTCACTATAGGAGAGAGTGGTATTTCACCCTCTAGTTGCAGAGGATGCC
This is a stretch of genomic DNA from Nakaseomyces glabratus chromosome M, complete sequence. It encodes these proteins:
- the EXO70 gene encoding GTP-Rho binding exocyst subunit EXO70 (CAGL0M03113g~Ortholog(s) have GTP-Rho binding, phosphatidylinositol-4,5-bisphosphate binding activity and role in Golgi to plasma membrane transport, Rho protein signal transduction, exocyst assembly, exocyst localization); translation: MNEIDVDEADILVLSQGLEKTSRLTHQVNKSLAKISKTSAQSSQLFGPILARNNVLKTLQRNIDSTLNSVASVKDLANEASKHEVLLRKGIASLGLKPFTVELHKLEDMYQDMSVGNSRHTENAEFHGILKHLKEMITSSEEQLELEFIQILKRIEPFDPQINMEKKIPFPYYSDEDISQMLIIFNYFYVKSEDSRMQDIFIRERGDQMLKSMAFMEPFAKKVTSSKNAPYEKGSSGFINYTEAVLGFIANERSLIDDVFSQFAEIKPRVLRNILDPIVAAFCKVLMSDLIFVKSNIDNAGLFSFELTECISGVQKSVKGMNLKNQMQLIDADKQVKDVTRSLFKDTVDRIKSKTNQMTTIPSDNGVTEATVDTMSRLRKFSEYKTGCLAAMESISRDVWLSKSFREKEYTIQSAAIADNETAASLLSCFLSDCIDTLVANLERRAQTILMPNQEPDVANPNSARNKFKQRIGFLVLMNMTLVEQIVEKSELSVMLGNLGKARIEKLKKRYVNYLVADWKDLTVNLMDTVVIDSVGKKSKDKEQIKEKFRRFNEGFEDLISRTKQYKLSDPALKRLLKSEIVALLMPMYDRFYGRYKDSFKNPRKHIKYTPDDITNVISQTLR